The Campylobacterota bacterium sequence ATCGCTCTTTGAGCCATTGCAACTCCTTCGAAAATCTATTTAGGAGCATTATATCACCCGGGAGTCTATTTCATCGGCAGAAAACGGCTCTTTTCGTACGACAAAGCTATTTTTTGTTTACTTTGGTAACATATCCGACAAACACCGGTGTATTTTTGTAACTTATTGTAACTTTATCCGATCCGCCTTGCGGGGTCTCCGTCAGACGATACGTATCGCACTGAGTTATTCCGTAAAAACGCAGACGCAGTTGTAACTTCTCGTCACTTGTCTCAACGCACGCAATGCCGCGGTGTTTGAGACTTGCGGCAAGTTCTTTGGCCACGTGCATCGGGTAGGCGAAATGGCGGCTCGGTTTCTCGAGCGCCGGATAGATCCACTGGTTGAAAAAAACGACGAGCGCGTTGAGGACCAGCAATGAAAAAGCGGTGTAAAACAAAAGACGATACCGTCCGCGAAATTCACGCAACCGGACACGATAGGTTTTGAAGAACGTCTGCGCCGCCATCGGAAGTGCCAGGAGCAAAAACGGCGCGAAACTCTGTACGTCCACTTTTTGACGGAAAGAGAGGAGAAGCGATATCAAAAATGCGCTCATCGCAATCATCCAGATCAGATCCCGCTCTTTGGCGATCAAACGGCGATAGAGGACGTAAAAAAGATAGACGAACACGATGGGCGAAAAGACGGCCGAATAGACGCCCAGCAGGTCCAGGAAGCGGCTTTCGGGCGTTCCGCCGATTCCCGTACCGTACAAATAGAACGAAACCGCCAATGCCCCGATCCCCGCGAGACTCCAGCGCACGTCGCGACGGGAAAGCCCGAATACGACAATCGCGACAAACAAATAGGCGAATGCCGGGTCAATCCATACGAGAACCGGCAGCATCCCCAATGCGTAGAAGCCGAACCGGAGATAAAGATACCCGAACAAGAAAAGCGAAGCGATCACCAACCCCGCATTGTCGACGATCAACGCGGAGCTGATCACTCCCGGCAGCAACACGTAGATCAAAACGATCCACAACCGGTCGGAGTCGCGGACGACGTAATATCGGGCGATCCGGTAGAGTAACACTACCGACAGCAGATGCAGTGCAATCATGGGCAGGCGCAATGTCCAGTCGTTGTAACCCGCAAGAGCAAATGAAAGATTCAGCCAGTACTGTAAGGGGGAGGGAGCGCCGTAGACGATTTTGGCTTCGTGATAACCGATTGAAAGCCCCGGAATCTGTGCCAGAAGCAAGATCAGGTCGATCCCGATCAGCGCGGCAAAAAGGGCTTTGGTTTTCATAGTTTCAAAAAGTTGTCGATGATCTCGTGCCCATATTCGCTCATGATCGATTCGGGATGGAACTGAACTCCGTAAATGGGTTTGTCTTTAATTTGCAACGCCATAATCTCATGGTCGTCTTCGCTGTACGCCGTCGGTACGATCGTTTCGGGAAGCGTCTCTTTTTTGACGATCAGCGAGTGGTAACGCGTCGCGGTGAACATTTCGGGGAGTTTGTTGAAAATGGGGGTATCCCCCTCCCGCACCACCTTGGACGTTTTACCGTGCATCATCCGCTCCGCGCGGACAACCTCTCCGCCGAAGGCTTGGGCGATACTCTGGTGGCCCAGACAGATTCCCAGAATGGGAACCTTATCGGCAAAACGGCGGATCACGTCGAGGGTCACCCCCGCGTCGTCGGGCGTAGCGGGGCCGGGAGAGATAATGATCTTTTCGGGCTTCAGCGCCTCGATCTCCTCGACGCTCAGTTCGTCGTTCCGGATAATTTTCAGATCCGCACCCAGTTCCAGGCAGTACTGGACGATGTTGTAGGTAAAACTGTCGTAATTGTCAATCATTAAAATCATCTGGTCATCCTGTGCGGGCAATCGTAACGGCCATTGTATCCTGTCATGGCTTATACGCCCTTTTGGGTTTGCATTTGCGCGTGGAGACGGTGTACCCTCTCGAAATCGGCACGCATTTCTGCGATAATCATCGCATACTCCAAAGGGATACCCTCGTGCGAGCTTTTTTCGAGCCGCGACGCCAGATCGCGTATGGTCCCCAGGTGGAGATTGGCCGCGGCCCCTTTGATCGCGTGGGCCTGGGCTTCGATCTCTTTGAGATCGTCGCGTGCGACCGCTTGTTCCAACGCATCGAGTCTTCCCGGTACGCTGGAACAAAACGCATCGAAAAGTTTCACAATGATCTCTTTTGGGAGTTTGAGAAACTCCAGTGCGCCGGCATAAATATCCTCTTTTTTCCCCGCTTCGGCGAGCGGGAGGGTACCCGAATCGCCCTCTCCCAAAAACCGTTCGAGCGTCAACGCAAGATCGTCCGCATCGATCGGTTTGGTCAGATGTTCGTTCATCCCCGCTTCCAAGAAGCGTTCGCGATCGCCGCCAAGGGCGTTGGCGGTGAGTGCTACGATCGGAACTTCGCGGTTTTGCCGACGGATTAGGCGGGTCGCTTCCATCCCGTCCATTTCGGGCATGTTGACGTCCATGAGCACCAGATCGTACGCAGCAGTACGAACTTTCTCGACCGCATCTTTGCCGTTGTCGACAAAATCGGGTTCGATCCCGTGGAGCTTGAGTAGCGCTTCGATCAGCATCCGGTTAACGTCATAATCTTCGGCCACCAATACCCGCTTTTCCGGCCACTGTTTGTGCAGGGTATCGGCGGTACCGAAAGAAATCCCCTCTACACCGGCGGAGAGGAGCGTATTGTAGAGTTTGGAAGGGCAACGCTCATAATCGGGGATCACGTGAACGGTTTCGGGATAAGCGTCCGCAGCTTCGCCGATCAGCACGATCCGTCCGACCTGCCTCGGCAAATCGCGTAGAACGTTCTGTACGATCTCTTCGTCAAACGCAATCAGCACGTCGCATCGACGATCCATCCGGGCGACCGCTTCCAGTACTTTACCGTCGCAGCGGGTGTAATCGATTCCGAACGACTCGAGCTGACTGATTACGTGGGGGTGGCTGGGCGAATCGGAATCCATCACCCCGATTTTCGTGTTTTCAAGGTTCAGCGCCAGCACCGATCCCCGGTCGCACTCCATCACGTCGATTTCGAACCAAAAACGGCTCCCTTTCCCTTTTTCGCTTTCGACTTTCAACTCCCCTCCGAAAAGGGAAACGAGCTTCGAACTGATGCTAAGGCCAAGCCCGGTCCCACCGAACTGCCGCGTGGTGGAACTGTCTTCTTGAATGAACGGCGAAAAGATGCTGGCCACTTTTTCGGGCGCGATGCCGATCCCCGTATCGGTAACGCTGAAACGGAGCCTATCGGGATTTTCACCTTGGCCGATCCGTTCGATTTCAACCCTGATTTTTCCTCCCGCAGGGGTAAATTTCAGCGCATTGGAAATCAGATTCCCCATCACCTGTTTGATCCGAAGGCTGTCAAGGCCGATACATTCGCTGATTCGGCTATCCAGCGCGACGCTGTAGTCAATCCCTTTTTCCTGCGCCACTGGGGCGAAGAGGGAAAAGGCCATCTCGAATTCGACAAACGGATTGATCAGCACTTTTTCAAGTTCGAGATGCCCGCTTTCGATCTTGGAAAGGTCGAGGATATCGTTAATAATCCCCAATAGGGTTTTGCTCTGTTCGGAAATAATTCTGGCCTGGCGATGGTGTTCTTCGGCCAGGGGAGCGTTTTCGAGCAATTTAGCAAAACCCATAATTCCGTTAAGCGGGGTCCGAATCTCATGGCTCATGTTTGCCAGGAACTCCATCTTGGCCGCTTCGCTGCGCTGAGCCTGGAAGCGGAGTTGTTCTTCGCGCTGAAGCGTCTCGTCGAGTTCGGTGATGTCGTGATAGGAAAAGATGATGTATTCTTTTTCGGTCAGGGAAATCGCTGCAAACTCCACCGCGAGAATCCGTTCCTCCCCCCGCTTGTCCCGTACCAGCACTTTTCGAAACTCTTCGGAACTCTCGGCGAGACGTTCGAAGAATTCTTCGAACGAAGGAGCCGATATGTACCCTTTTCGCTCCAGAAACATTTCGCATACACATTGGTGCTGCGCCAGGAAAGCGTTCAGGTCCGGAAAATCGAAATAGTCGAAAAAGCGGCGGTTGACCATTTCGATCCCCCCCTCTTTCCCGGTAAAAACGACGATGCTTTTCTGATGCTGGAAAATGGTATCGAAACGCCGTTTTTCGTCTTCGAGTTTTTTGGCCGCTTCAACCAGTTCGGTCACGTCTTCGCGCAGACCGATGTATTCGACGATCTGGCCGTTTTCGTCGACGAGGGGGTAAATGGTACTTTTGACGTAATACGCTTCCCCCGCTTTGGTCCGGTTTTTAATCTCCCCTTTCCAGATTTTTCCCGCTTTGATTGTTTGCCAAAGCTCTTTGAACAACGCCGAAGGGGTATCGGG is a genomic window containing:
- a CDS encoding aminodeoxychorismate/anthranilate synthase component II, with translation MILMIDNYDSFTYNIVQYCLELGADLKIIRNDELSVEEIEALKPEKIIISPGPATPDDAGVTLDVIRRFADKVPILGICLGHQSIAQAFGGEVVRAERMMHGKTSKVVREGDTPIFNKLPEMFTATRYHSLIVKKETLPETIVPTAYSEDDHEIMALQIKDKPIYGVQFHPESIMSEYGHEIIDNFLKL
- a CDS encoding ATP-binding protein, whose product is MFTLFKRRLYAYLAIYLLIMGVVTLVLASRHQTLTGNYISASVREFDQRIESYRTMQQKMIDNYQQMFLSSPRIGRIMERSADADAAEQALLRRELLELSAKPFDTLQEYDVRLLFFHLPGAVGFLRVHEPDKFGDSLAKSRPLIVHAQETKQKISAFETGKLFDGFRTVYPLFRDRKFVGTVEIAYTFSALKEQAIHQKRGAYTFLIKRDIQETKAKQSDLKRHYVPSLFGDEYLEDRKDTLLIGAEGFDKGEIAALIGSNGDLIRKALARGTLQGIKLYHEGKYSLLILKPVYEFNGNQAAYMVELTGNHAFFEDRIREFILLWLGIAVLSALLMWYVFRYHRSTVFLEQYRDAIEKTMIVSRTDPRGIITYVNDRFAEVSGYRESELMNRSHNIIRHPDTPSALFKELWQTIKAGKIWKGEIKNRTKAGEAYYVKSTIYPLVDENGQIVEYIGLREDVTELVEAAKKLEDEKRRFDTIFQHQKSIVVFTGKEGGIEMVNRRFFDYFDFPDLNAFLAQHQCVCEMFLERKGYISAPSFEEFFERLAESSEEFRKVLVRDKRGEERILAVEFAAISLTEKEYIIFSYHDITELDETLQREEQLRFQAQRSEAAKMEFLANMSHEIRTPLNGIMGFAKLLENAPLAEEHHRQARIISEQSKTLLGIINDILDLSKIESGHLELEKVLINPFVEFEMAFSLFAPVAQEKGIDYSVALDSRISECIGLDSLRIKQVMGNLISNALKFTPAGGKIRVEIERIGQGENPDRLRFSVTDTGIGIAPEKVASIFSPFIQEDSSTTRQFGGTGLGLSISSKLVSLFGGELKVESEKGKGSRFWFEIDVMECDRGSVLALNLENTKIGVMDSDSPSHPHVISQLESFGIDYTRCDGKVLEAVARMDRRCDVLIAFDEEIVQNVLRDLPRQVGRIVLIGEAADAYPETVHVIPDYERCPSKLYNTLLSAGVEGISFGTADTLHKQWPEKRVLVAEDYDVNRMLIEALLKLHGIEPDFVDNGKDAVEKVRTAAYDLVLMDVNMPEMDGMEATRLIRRQNREVPIVALTANALGGDRERFLEAGMNEHLTKPIDADDLALTLERFLGEGDSGTLPLAEAGKKEDIYAGALEFLKLPKEIIVKLFDAFCSSVPGRLDALEQAVARDDLKEIEAQAHAIKGAAANLHLGTIRDLASRLEKSSHEGIPLEYAMIIAEMRADFERVHRLHAQMQTQKGV